GGAGTTGCGTGGAAGCCAAAAGCACCAAGAACGGGAAGGGCGCTGAGTCGGAGCGGCAACACCGCTCTGTCCGGTCCAAGAGTCTCGGAAAACGGCTCGATCCCGATCTCAAATCATGGCTGGACAACGTCATCATCCCTGCGTTGGTACGGGAATATATAGCCGAAATTGAGAAGCAGAATCGACTTGCGATGACTGGCGGTTCAGAGTTACCTTCCGACTAAGACAGGGGGAAAACCATGACCCTTCGCTGCGCCGCCTACGCCCGCTATTCCAGTGACCTTCAGAGTCCTCGCTCGATCGAGGACCAGCTTCGGATCTGCCGCGAATACGCACATTCACATGGGTTTACCTTTCTCGAAGAACACGTCTACGCAGATGAAGCGTTAAGTGGCGTCGGTGCGGATCGTCCCGGACTGGGCCGCTTGCTGACTGCGGCGCTCTCTCCTGAGCGTCCCTTCGACATCATCCTGCTCGACGACAGCAGCCGTTTAGCGCGGAACACGAAGGATGCGTTGACCTTCTTTGAGCGGCTGAACTTTGCCGGTATTCGGCTGATCGCGGTCAGTCAGGGCATCGATTCGGATAACGAACAGGCGCATGTTCTGGTGACTGTCCACGGCATGGTGGATAGCCTGTATGTGAAAGAGCTTGCGAAGAAGACCCACCGGGGACTCGAAGGTCTGATGCTGCGCGGCCAGCATACGGGCGGGCGCTGCTTCGGCTATGACTCAGTACCTGTACCCGGCACAACGGGCAAGCAACTGGTCATCAACGAGGGCGAAGCAGCGATAGTGCGCCGGATCTTCGAGATGTCGGCGGGGGGCCAGTCGCTCAAGACGATTACGAAGACTTTGAACCACGAGTGCGTCCCACCCCCCAGACCGAGATCCGACAAGCGGTTTGGGACTTGGTGCTTTACCTGCATCCGGGAGATGCTCAGGCGGGATCTGTATAGGGGCAAGGTGATATGGAACAGCTCCCGCTTCGTGAAAACTCCCGGCACAAACAAACGGGTGCGCCGCCCGAGGCCTGAGAGTGAGTGGCGTATCGTCTCTCATCCCGAGCTTCAGATCATCAGCGACGAATTGTGGCAGCGGGTGCAGGATCGTCAGAAGACTCTGATGGCCACCTATGGAGGAGCAAAGAGTGGAGGAGTTCTGATACCGCGTTCTGCCACAAGCCCCTATCTCCTCAGTGGCATCCTGAAGTGCGGCGTATGCGGAGGCAACCTGATCATCGTCAGCGGATATGGTTCTTACGGTCACTATCCGAAGTACGGTTGCTCCCAGCACTTCAATCGCGGGACCTGCTCGAATGCGGTCACGGTGCGGCGGGATTGGCTCGAAGGGCGGTTGCTGGATGAGTTGCAGAATCAGGTTCTGAAGCGCGAGGCCATCGAGTACGTTCTGGATGAGTTCGGCAACCACGTTAAGAACGCGTTTGCCAATCTCACCAACCAGTTAGCTCAGATGCGTGAGCGGAAGCAGAAACTCGAAGGCGAGCTGCGGCGGCTGGCGGCGACTGCGGCGGAAACAGGCCCCTCGGCATTTCTCATTGAGGCGATCCACGAGCGCGAGCAGCAATTGCGGGATATTACCGACCAGCTTCTGGCGGGAGGGGAGAATTCCGTGGACGCCCATCTGTCGGACATTCGCAGCTTCGTGACGAAAAGATTGGGAGACCTTCGCACGCTGTTGTCCGGCGACGCCGTGGCAGCCCGAAAAGAACTACTGAAGCATGTCTCCGAGATTCGGATGGTTCCGAAGGAAGGAAATGCGGATGTGAAGCCACATTATGTGGCGGAAGGTAGCTGGAATCTGCTGGGAAGCGAAAAGGAGATATTTGCCGGAGATACAACGTCACGGCAAATTCGTGTGGTTGCGGGGGTAGGATTTGAACCTACGACCTTTGGGTTATGAGTGACCGGGAACTCGCGTAAAGTGAAGACTTTACAGCATGAATGGCTACCCGGAAGTATCGAAAAGTACCCTCTGGACACCCATTTGGGAGTCAGTTGGGAGTGAATTTTGCCGGTTGGGTTTTCCGCCCAACGTTCGTTCGATGGACGTTCTCCCCGACCCAAATTTCCAATTTCCAAATTGGAAATTTACCCTACAATGAGTTCATGCAGGGACAAGATATCGCGCTTCTCCTAAAACTCGCTATTCAGAATGAGCCGCAGGTGCCATCCAAAAGCCTGGCGGAAAGCCTCTTCATCTCTCCCTCCGAGGTGTCAAAGGCTTTGAAGCGATGTGCGGATGCGGGTCTGCTTTACATGTCCGGGAGTGAAAAGAGAGTGAATCGGTCCGCGCTCATGGAATTTCTGACTCATGGAATGAAATACGCCTTTCCACCAGTAAGGGGTTCTCTGGTTCGTGGCGTCCCTACCGCCGCCGCAGCGGAACCCTTGAAGTCACGTTTTCTGGAGGATGGTGAGCCTCCTCCGGTTTGGCCTTTTGCGGGGGGAAAGATTCGAGGAATTTCGCTCGCGCCTCTCTATGCAGGCGCACCCAAAGCCGCGCTTCGAGATCCCAAGTTTTACAGCGTTCTCGCACTCTCCGATGCCATCCGTAGCGGAAGAACGCGCGAAAAGAACCTTGCGGTCGAACTTCTCGGGAAGGAACTGAATGCCTGATCCTAACCTGCCATTGCTGGAGGATGCAGTCCACAAACTCGCGCCGTTTTTGGATGAGATCGTTTTCGTCGGCGGTGTCACGTTAGGGCTGTTGATTACCGACGAAGGCGCCGCTCCCATTCGCGGTACCAACGATGTCGATGTGATTGCTGAGATTGTCACGTATGCGGATTACATCGCATTCTCAGAACGTCTGCGCGAGGCCCACTTCACAGAAGACGCAGGGGAAAATCCTCTTACTTGTCGCTGGCACAACGGCGCTCTGACTCTGGATGTGCTGGCCTTGAA
This is a stretch of genomic DNA from Granulicella sp. WH15. It encodes these proteins:
- a CDS encoding recombinase family protein, with translation MTLRCAAYARYSSDLQSPRSIEDQLRICREYAHSHGFTFLEEHVYADEALSGVGADRPGLGRLLTAALSPERPFDIILLDDSSRLARNTKDALTFFERLNFAGIRLIAVSQGIDSDNEQAHVLVTVHGMVDSLYVKELAKKTHRGLEGLMLRGQHTGGRCFGYDSVPVPGTTGKQLVINEGEAAIVRRIFEMSAGGQSLKTITKTLNHECVPPPRPRSDKRFGTWCFTCIREMLRRDLYRGKVIWNSSRFVKTPGTNKRVRRPRPESEWRIVSHPELQIISDELWQRVQDRQKTLMATYGGAKSGGVLIPRSATSPYLLSGILKCGVCGGNLIIVSGYGSYGHYPKYGCSQHFNRGTCSNAVTVRRDWLEGRLLDELQNQVLKREAIEYVLDEFGNHVKNAFANLTNQLAQMRERKQKLEGELRRLAATAAETGPSAFLIEAIHEREQQLRDITDQLLAGGENSVDAHLSDIRSFVTKRLGDLRTLLSGDAVAARKELLKHVSEIRMVPKEGNADVKPHYVAEGSWNLLGSEKEIFAGDTTSRQIRVVAGVGFEPTTFGL
- a CDS encoding helix-turn-helix domain-containing protein, whose product is MQGQDIALLLKLAIQNEPQVPSKSLAESLFISPSEVSKALKRCADAGLLYMSGSEKRVNRSALMEFLTHGMKYAFPPVRGSLVRGVPTAAAAEPLKSRFLEDGEPPPVWPFAGGKIRGISLAPLYAGAPKAALRDPKFYSVLALSDAIRSGRTREKNLAVELLGKELNA